Proteins from one Pontibacter korlensis genomic window:
- a CDS encoding c-type cytochrome has protein sequence MNVKYLFSALSLGFILISCGETKSEYDRYYEQSYRDSVAKAMENAPQQVSPAARATAPLEKAETPPQQEGALLIAKSDCTACHRNDQKLVGPAYIDVAKKYEPTEENINHLVTKIIEGGAGVWGEVPMTPHQNVSKEDARKMVDYILALND, from the coding sequence ATGAATGTAAAATATCTTTTTAGTGCCTTGAGCCTTGGGTTTATACTTATTTCCTGTGGTGAGACAAAGTCAGAGTACGACCGTTACTATGAGCAGAGCTACCGCGATTCTGTGGCTAAGGCTATGGAAAATGCACCGCAGCAAGTGTCGCCGGCAGCCAGGGCTACTGCTCCTCTGGAGAAAGCTGAGACGCCGCCGCAACAGGAAGGAGCACTTCTGATTGCCAAGTCTGACTGTACTGCCTGCCACAGAAACGATCAGAAACTGGTTGGGCCAGCTTATATAGACGTAGCCAAAAAGTATGAGCCTACCGAAGAAAATATCAACCACCTGGTAACCAAAATCATTGAGGGCGGAGCCGGAGTGTGGGGCGAGGTACCTATGACGCCACACCAGAATGTGAGCAAGGAAGACGCCAGGAAAATGGTAGACTACATTCTAGCCCTGAACGACTAA
- a CDS encoding gluconolaconase has product MKKTILSGICSALFIIGLSSCSGGLFKAKAPVQLQEVWASDNTLKTPESVLFDPDRNLIYVTNINKDTRTSKDGDGFISTLSPEGEIQQLYWVTGLNDPHGMALHNNVLYVADIDEVVAISTQSGAVLGRYRADKARMLNGVAVDDSGNVYVTDTEEHRLYVLRNGRLTTWINNTKGKRPNGIFIQGNRMIVAFSGSAQVMLLDPETKRFSEWVDDVKAADGIDATGDGTYLISSWSGEIFYVDAQNRKWSLLNTSSQNMNTADIDYVEQRGLLLVPTYNDNRVVAYRLNPR; this is encoded by the coding sequence ATGAAAAAGACTATCCTATCAGGTATTTGCTCAGCGTTGTTTATAATTGGCCTGAGCAGCTGTAGTGGTGGCCTGTTTAAAGCCAAAGCACCTGTGCAACTGCAAGAGGTATGGGCTTCTGATAACACCCTTAAAACGCCGGAATCGGTATTATTCGACCCGGATCGTAATCTTATCTACGTTACCAATATCAACAAAGACACCCGCACAAGTAAAGATGGGGATGGCTTCATTTCTACTTTATCTCCGGAGGGAGAGATACAGCAACTATACTGGGTAACTGGCCTGAACGATCCCCATGGCATGGCCCTGCACAACAATGTGCTTTATGTAGCCGATATTGATGAGGTAGTAGCTATTTCCACACAATCGGGTGCCGTATTAGGACGCTACCGCGCCGATAAAGCCAGAATGCTGAACGGTGTGGCAGTAGATGACAGCGGAAACGTGTATGTGACCGATACAGAGGAGCACCGCCTATACGTGCTGCGCAACGGCCGTCTTACCACCTGGATAAACAATACCAAAGGAAAACGCCCTAACGGTATCTTTATTCAGGGCAACCGCATGATTGTAGCTTTCTCGGGTAGTGCCCAGGTGATGCTGCTGGACCCTGAAACCAAGAGGTTCTCAGAGTGGGTAGATGATGTAAAGGCGGCTGACGGTATCGATGCAACCGGTGATGGCACTTACCTGATCTCGAGCTGGAGCGGGGAAATATTTTATGTAGATGCTCAAAACAGGAAATGGAGCCTGCTAAACACCAGCAGCCAGAACATGAACACTGCCGATATAGACTATGTGGAGCAGCGAGGACTGTTATTAGTGCCTACCTATAACGATAATAGAGTGGTAGCTTATAGACTAAACCCCAGATAA
- a CDS encoding class I SAM-dependent methyltransferase, with amino-acid sequence MFHLPLTSIPAHFGNIDIYLFDQLLKGRIQKGMKLLDAGCGAGRNIQYLMQAGVKVYGADVSETAVNKVKALAAEVAPTLSPKNFVVSDLATLPFADHQFDVVLCSAVLHFAQDDSHFRSMVRELWRVLLPGGMLFCRFGTTIGLEGKLEQVEPCKYKMAHGPVWFLADEPLVRGLVHALGAEILEPLKTVLVERERSMTTLVLRKRTRHSEDA; translated from the coding sequence ATGTTTCACCTGCCTTTAACCTCTATACCTGCCCATTTCGGAAACATAGATATTTACCTCTTCGATCAGCTCCTGAAAGGACGCATCCAGAAAGGCATGAAACTGCTCGATGCTGGCTGTGGAGCGGGACGAAATATTCAATACCTGATGCAGGCTGGCGTGAAGGTGTATGGGGCAGACGTTTCTGAGACAGCTGTTAATAAAGTCAAAGCATTGGCTGCAGAAGTTGCTCCTACCCTGTCTCCTAAAAACTTTGTAGTCTCTGACCTGGCGACTCTGCCCTTTGCAGATCATCAGTTTGACGTTGTGCTGTGTAGTGCAGTACTGCATTTTGCTCAGGATGATTCTCATTTCAGGAGTATGGTGCGGGAGCTGTGGCGCGTGCTACTGCCAGGAGGAATGCTCTTCTGCCGCTTCGGCACTACCATTGGCCTTGAAGGAAAATTAGAACAGGTGGAGCCCTGCAAATATAAGATGGCGCACGGGCCGGTATGGTTTCTGGCAGATGAACCACTGGTGCGGGGACTGGTGCATGCACTAGGTGCTGAAATACTGGAACCCCTAAAGACAGTGCTGGTAGAGCGGGAACGAAGTATGACCACGCTGGTATTAAGAAAAAGGACCAGACATTCTGAAGATGCCTGA
- the hutG gene encoding formimidoylglutamase, with product MYKPATKEAWKGRIDKHDGALGLRWHQAMQLLDLSKGIAPVAQGEVAFAFIGFCCDIGVRRNQGRVGAATGPEALRGAMASFAHHLPNHVALYDAGDVLCTHGSLEEAQDQLGNKVALLLQHGYRPMVLGGGHEIAYGHFLGLEEATEKQQLGILNFDAHFDLRSYEQQASSGTPFLQIADRLQEQHREFTYKVLGLQEYGNTRALFKVAEQLGVSYTFAEDVQLHKLALLQKELKDFLNSVEQVYITVDLDAFSAAYAPGVSAVNAAGLQPDVVLELLKIVVRSGKLLSIDIAELNPSLDIDNQTAKLGAAILYHVVREWHKI from the coding sequence ATGTACAAACCAGCTACCAAAGAAGCTTGGAAAGGGCGTATTGATAAACATGATGGAGCATTAGGGCTGCGATGGCATCAGGCCATGCAGTTGCTGGACCTGAGCAAAGGGATAGCACCTGTAGCGCAGGGCGAAGTGGCTTTCGCTTTTATAGGATTTTGCTGTGATATAGGCGTTAGGCGCAATCAGGGCAGGGTAGGAGCCGCAACCGGGCCTGAAGCCCTGCGTGGTGCCATGGCTTCTTTTGCACACCACCTGCCAAATCATGTAGCTCTCTATGATGCCGGGGATGTACTCTGTACACACGGAAGCCTTGAGGAGGCGCAGGATCAGCTAGGAAACAAAGTAGCTTTGCTGTTACAGCACGGTTACCGCCCCATGGTGCTAGGAGGCGGACATGAGATCGCTTACGGACACTTTCTGGGGTTAGAGGAAGCTACAGAAAAACAACAGCTGGGCATTCTGAACTTCGACGCACATTTTGACCTGCGCAGCTACGAGCAGCAGGCAAGTTCAGGTACACCTTTTCTTCAGATAGCAGATAGGTTGCAGGAGCAGCATCGCGAATTCACATATAAAGTTCTCGGGCTGCAGGAGTATGGAAATACACGTGCTCTTTTTAAAGTTGCTGAGCAGCTAGGGGTAAGCTATACGTTTGCGGAGGATGTACAGCTGCATAAGCTGGCTTTGCTACAAAAGGAGCTGAAGGATTTCTTAAACTCGGTGGAGCAGGTTTATATTACAGTTGATCTGGATGCTTTTTCAGCGGCTTATGCGCCAGGTGTAAGTGCAGTTAATGCGGCAGGCCTGCAACCAGATGTGGTGTTGGAGCTACTAAAAATAGTTGTCCGAAGTGGCAAGCTTTTAAGTATAGACATTGCAGAACTCAATCCATCCCTTGACATAGACAACCAAACTGCTAAACTAGGTGCTGCTATACTTTACCACGTGGTGCGGGAGTGGCACAAAATATAA
- a CDS encoding AMP-binding protein, translating into MTEKYLSLNGKKFYYDEIASYSFRNSIPLNGYESKTLEFCRNWLNGVQEFPIQTSGSTGVPKTITLTRNQLEASARRTIKLLNLKQGDCTLVCLNTEYIAGMMMLVRGFVADLQMIIVEPIGNPLSLVSPDEKIVFASFVPMQIPTILQEAPERLEQLNRMKGILVGGAPVTPTQQRELQRIQAPIYHTYGMTETASHIALRKLNGFDAADYYDVLDSIQVGLDRRGCLTIKGDITNNELLITNDIVELLTPTRFRWIGRADNTINTGGVKVQTEKVELAIAEAFADNDNSPRFFIAPQPDEVLGDKIVLILEGAQLAQEEEQKMLDRLRQLLKKYEMPKEVYYSPSFTETSTGKVSRQRTLQKLGLYTD; encoded by the coding sequence ATGACAGAGAAGTACCTGAGCCTGAACGGCAAGAAGTTCTACTACGACGAAATTGCATCTTACTCTTTCCGAAACAGCATTCCGCTAAACGGTTATGAGAGCAAAACCCTGGAATTCTGCCGCAACTGGCTTAATGGAGTGCAGGAATTTCCAATTCAGACTTCTGGCTCAACCGGTGTACCTAAAACCATCACCCTCACCAGAAATCAACTGGAAGCCAGCGCCCGCCGCACCATCAAGCTTTTAAACCTGAAGCAGGGAGATTGTACCTTAGTGTGCCTGAACACAGAATACATTGCTGGGATGATGATGCTTGTGCGTGGTTTTGTTGCTGACCTCCAGATGATCATTGTAGAGCCAATAGGCAACCCTCTGTCGCTCGTAAGTCCTGATGAAAAAATAGTTTTCGCCTCATTTGTTCCGATGCAGATACCCACCATTTTGCAGGAAGCCCCGGAGCGACTGGAGCAGCTGAACAGGATGAAAGGCATACTGGTTGGCGGAGCACCGGTTACACCAACCCAGCAACGAGAATTGCAGCGTATACAGGCACCTATCTACCACACGTACGGTATGACGGAGACAGCCTCACATATTGCGCTGCGCAAACTCAATGGCTTCGATGCAGCCGACTATTACGACGTGCTGGATAGCATACAGGTAGGTTTGGATCGTCGCGGCTGCCTAACTATAAAGGGAGACATCACCAACAATGAGCTGCTGATAACTAACGATATTGTGGAGCTGCTAACCCCTACCCGCTTCCGCTGGATTGGCCGTGCCGACAATACCATTAATACTGGCGGGGTAAAGGTGCAGACCGAGAAGGTAGAGCTAGCCATAGCTGAGGCCTTTGCAGATAACGACAACTCCCCCCGCTTTTTTATTGCACCGCAGCCCGATGAGGTGCTGGGCGATAAGATCGTGCTGATACTGGAGGGAGCACAGCTAGCACAGGAAGAAGAACAGAAAATGCTGGACCGCCTGCGCCAATTGCTTAAGAAGTACGAAATGCCAAAAGAAGTATACTACAGCCCTTCGTTTACAGAAACTTCTACCGGAAAAGTGTCGCGGCAGCGCACCCTGCAGAAACTTGGGCTCTATACTGACTAA
- a CDS encoding DUF1835 domain-containing protein has translation MKKLPTLHILNGDASLPAFNAANLPGQVLVWREVLSEGPAFYTLSEKEFWRKRQEYITSAYSKSSEKYKEKVIDELKKLEGAGAFFEVVLWFDTDLMCQINLLYLLQYLQQIKPSIVSVCTPAPGRNIAFLKPDEFQQLLEDRQQLTEEQLQQAVKLWQLYAGPSPINLQLHLQQLLMPLPYLQQALQLHLLRFPDCTDGLSHPERMLLQIIQNGARSEAELMQQFWQQEPGYGFGDAQLKQILSHLQPDLVQAKEPLSLSFFGERVLEGYASFTPKSRWVGGMEINGSCPYCYDNEKNSLRKCS, from the coding sequence ATGAAAAAACTGCCCACCTTACATATACTAAACGGCGACGCTTCTCTCCCTGCATTTAATGCTGCGAACCTGCCAGGCCAGGTACTGGTGTGGCGGGAAGTACTTTCGGAGGGACCTGCTTTTTATACCTTGTCGGAAAAAGAGTTTTGGAGGAAGCGACAAGAGTACATTACCTCTGCCTATAGCAAATCCAGCGAAAAGTATAAAGAAAAAGTAATAGATGAGCTAAAAAAGCTGGAAGGTGCAGGCGCATTTTTTGAAGTAGTGCTTTGGTTCGATACGGACCTGATGTGCCAGATTAACCTGCTTTACCTTTTGCAGTACCTCCAACAGATCAAGCCAAGCATAGTTTCGGTTTGCACCCCAGCGCCCGGAAGGAACATCGCCTTCCTGAAGCCTGATGAATTTCAGCAGTTGCTGGAGGATCGGCAACAGCTTACAGAGGAGCAACTGCAGCAGGCTGTAAAGCTATGGCAGCTCTATGCTGGCCCCAGCCCAATAAACTTGCAGCTCCACCTGCAGCAGTTACTTATGCCTCTGCCCTACCTACAGCAAGCGCTCCAGCTCCACCTCCTTCGCTTCCCGGACTGCACCGATGGACTAAGCCACCCGGAGCGTATGCTGCTACAGATTATTCAGAATGGAGCCAGAAGTGAGGCAGAGCTTATGCAACAGTTCTGGCAACAGGAGCCTGGCTACGGGTTCGGTGATGCGCAGCTAAAGCAAATTTTATCCCACCTGCAGCCTGACCTGGTACAGGCAAAAGAGCCACTGTCGCTTAGCTTTTTCGGTGAACGGGTGTTAGAGGGATATGCCTCCTTTACTCCAAAATCGCGTTGGGTAGGGGGCATGGAGATAAACGGTAGCTGCCCTTATTGCTATGATAATGAAAAAAATAGCCTGAGGAAGTGCTCTTAA
- a CDS encoding 3-keto-disaccharide hydrolase — MQQKWRSLFDGETTNGWHSYGEQTAGAAWLVEDKVLHLSTAAMHCDGVKGGDLVTDDSFGDFHVKLEWKVPPSGNSGLLFYVQEEPEKYEKSWQSGPEIQLLDNALHADAMIPKRRAGDLYDLLSATKETVKPAGEWNLTELICKSGKVELYLNGEQTLALQLWDKTWQELIRDSKFKDIPGFGSYKSGKIALQDHGDDVWFRNILICEL, encoded by the coding sequence ATGCAGCAGAAATGGCGGAGTCTATTTGATGGCGAAACCACAAACGGCTGGCATAGCTATGGCGAGCAAACGGCTGGTGCAGCCTGGCTGGTGGAGGATAAGGTCCTTCACCTCAGCACTGCCGCTATGCATTGTGATGGTGTAAAGGGCGGTGATTTAGTGACGGATGACAGCTTCGGCGATTTTCATGTGAAACTAGAGTGGAAAGTGCCGCCCAGTGGCAACAGCGGCCTTCTGTTTTATGTGCAGGAAGAGCCGGAAAAATATGAGAAAAGCTGGCAGTCCGGTCCCGAGATACAGTTGCTCGACAATGCCCTGCATGCGGATGCCATGATACCAAAGCGCCGCGCCGGTGACCTGTATGACCTGCTTTCGGCTACTAAAGAAACTGTAAAGCCAGCCGGAGAGTGGAACCTGACCGAGCTGATCTGCAAGAGCGGTAAGGTAGAGCTGTACCTGAATGGAGAGCAGACCCTGGCGCTGCAGCTTTGGGATAAGACCTGGCAGGAGCTGATTCGCGACAGCAAGTTTAAAGACATCCCTGGCTTTGGGTCTTATAAGAGTGGCAAAATCGCCTTGCAGGATCACGGTGATGATGTGTGGTTCCGTAATATTCTTATCTGTGAACTATAA
- the hutI gene encoding imidazolonepropionase, producing the protein MKTQTTLVGPFSQILPMDDLPEAGAIKDEELQVIERAGVLVQEGLIIKTGSYEKLHQEALEQQYELELIEEPMVLLPGLIDAHTHICFAGSRANDYAMRVAGKSYLEIARSGGGILDSVRKTREATLVELVDLLKKRCDRHLSDGITTCEVKSGYGLTVEEELKMLEAIKLVNKHHKMDLIPTCLAAHMLPPEHSDAKLYLEEVLTELLPQIQEQELANRVDIFVEETAFKEEEALEYLLAAKELGFDVTVHADQFSTSGSRVAAEAGAISADHLEASGDEEIELLRNAGVVATVLPGASLGLGMHFASARKMLDGGLCLAIATDWNPGSAPMGDLLLQAAILGAAEKLTTAETLAAITTRAAKALNLSDRGELVKGKLADMIAFPTENYKEILYLQGKLKPAKVWKNGKSVKA; encoded by the coding sequence ATGAAAACGCAAACAACCTTAGTCGGCCCTTTTAGCCAGATACTACCTATGGACGATCTACCAGAGGCTGGCGCGATAAAGGATGAAGAACTGCAGGTGATAGAGCGTGCTGGCGTATTGGTACAGGAAGGGTTGATCATAAAGACCGGTAGCTATGAAAAGCTACATCAAGAGGCACTGGAGCAGCAGTATGAGCTGGAGCTGATAGAGGAGCCGATGGTGCTTTTGCCAGGGCTGATTGATGCTCATACGCACATCTGCTTTGCCGGTAGCCGTGCCAACGATTACGCCATGCGCGTGGCTGGAAAGTCTTACCTGGAGATTGCCCGAAGCGGCGGAGGCATACTAGACAGTGTGCGTAAAACGCGAGAAGCGACACTGGTAGAGCTCGTAGACCTGCTCAAGAAACGCTGCGACCGACATCTGAGTGACGGCATTACAACCTGTGAAGTGAAGAGCGGCTACGGTTTAACAGTAGAGGAGGAGCTGAAGATGCTGGAAGCGATAAAGCTAGTGAATAAGCACCATAAGATGGACCTGATTCCAACTTGCCTGGCGGCACACATGCTGCCACCAGAGCATTCAGACGCCAAACTATACTTAGAAGAGGTGCTAACAGAATTGTTGCCGCAGATACAAGAGCAGGAGTTAGCCAACCGGGTAGATATTTTTGTAGAGGAAACCGCTTTTAAGGAGGAAGAGGCGCTGGAGTACCTGCTGGCGGCAAAGGAGTTGGGCTTTGATGTAACGGTGCATGCGGATCAGTTTAGTACCAGTGGCAGCAGAGTAGCTGCAGAAGCCGGTGCCATCAGTGCCGACCACCTGGAGGCAAGTGGCGACGAGGAAATCGAGTTGTTGCGAAACGCAGGCGTGGTAGCCACTGTACTTCCCGGTGCTTCGCTGGGCTTGGGGATGCATTTTGCCTCTGCACGCAAAATGCTGGACGGAGGTCTTTGCCTGGCTATTGCCACCGATTGGAACCCTGGTTCTGCACCTATGGGCGACCTCCTGCTACAAGCTGCCATACTGGGCGCAGCAGAAAAACTTACCACAGCCGAGACACTGGCCGCCATTACAACTCGTGCTGCTAAGGCTTTGAATCTTTCTGATCGTGGCGAGTTGGTAAAGGGTAAACTGGCTGATATGATCGCTTTCCCAACGGAAAATTATAAAGAAATTCTTTACCTGCAGGGTAAGCTAAAGCCAGCTAAAGTATGGAAGAATGGGAAGAGCGTTAAAGCTTAG
- the hutU gene encoding urocanate hydratase, which translates to MNTSTATAPVVKSGLTAEQFIQKYANHPTYIPPRGPELNAKNWQAEAALRMFLNNLTDEVAEAPADLVVYGGTGQAARTPEDARNIIEVLLELEEDESLMVQSGKPVGKVRTHPEAPRVLIANSNLVPHWATWEYFNDLRKRGLIMYGQMTAGSWIYIGSQGILQGTYETFAACGDRYFNGDLRHKLLVTGGLGGMGGAQPLAATIAGATFLGVDVDPDRIKKRLDTRYIDKMTHNYEEAKQWVLEAKERGEAISVGLVGDIGDVLERLIADNITPEILTDQTSAHDPINGYVPNGLSLQEAKELRQQDPAKYKVLSLKSMARHVGFMLELQRRGSRTFDYGNNLREFAQQGGEANAFNIPGFVPEYIRPLFCQGKGPFRWAALSGDPEDIRVTDEALKELFPENTHMIKWLDEAQEKVAFQGLPCRICWLGMGEREKAGLLFNQLVREGKVKAPIVIGRDHLDCGSVASPYRETEGMKDGSDAISDWPLLNLMSNTAGGATWVSFHHGGGVGIGYSQHAGMVILADGTERAERCLRRVLHNDPAMGIFRHADAGYEAAQENARKFGLEL; encoded by the coding sequence ATGAATACAAGCACTGCAACAGCACCAGTTGTAAAATCCGGCCTTACTGCCGAACAATTCATTCAGAAGTACGCCAATCATCCTACCTATATTCCGCCTCGCGGACCAGAGCTAAACGCTAAGAACTGGCAAGCCGAAGCTGCTTTGCGCATGTTCCTGAACAACCTGACAGACGAAGTAGCCGAAGCCCCTGCTGACCTGGTAGTATACGGTGGCACCGGACAAGCGGCACGTACACCCGAGGATGCCCGCAACATAATTGAAGTGCTGCTGGAACTGGAAGAGGACGAAAGCCTGATGGTGCAATCAGGTAAGCCAGTGGGTAAGGTACGCACGCACCCTGAGGCACCGCGTGTACTCATAGCGAACTCCAACCTGGTGCCGCATTGGGCTACCTGGGAGTACTTCAACGATCTGCGTAAACGTGGCCTGATTATGTACGGGCAGATGACAGCAGGTAGCTGGATTTACATAGGCTCTCAAGGCATTTTGCAGGGCACATACGAAACCTTTGCTGCCTGCGGTGACCGCTACTTTAACGGCGATTTACGCCACAAGCTGCTTGTTACAGGCGGCTTAGGTGGTATGGGGGGCGCTCAGCCATTGGCCGCTACCATCGCAGGGGCCACTTTCCTGGGTGTAGACGTAGACCCGGACCGCATTAAAAAACGTCTCGACACGCGCTATATCGATAAAATGACTCATAATTATGAGGAGGCGAAGCAGTGGGTATTGGAGGCGAAAGAACGCGGCGAAGCTATCTCAGTTGGCTTGGTTGGCGACATCGGCGATGTGCTGGAGCGTTTGATTGCAGATAATATCACCCCGGAGATACTAACCGACCAGACTTCTGCGCATGATCCAATTAACGGCTATGTGCCGAATGGGCTGAGCCTGCAGGAGGCCAAGGAGCTGCGCCAGCAAGACCCGGCAAAGTATAAAGTACTATCGCTTAAAAGTATGGCACGCCACGTGGGCTTCATGCTGGAGCTGCAGAGGCGCGGCAGCAGAACCTTCGATTATGGTAATAACCTGCGCGAATTTGCACAGCAGGGTGGAGAGGCAAATGCATTTAACATACCCGGTTTCGTGCCTGAGTATATCCGACCTCTATTCTGCCAGGGGAAAGGACCATTCCGCTGGGCTGCCCTGTCCGGTGACCCGGAAGATATACGTGTAACGGACGAAGCTCTTAAGGAGCTGTTCCCGGAGAACACGCACATGATTAAATGGCTGGATGAAGCGCAGGAAAAAGTAGCTTTTCAGGGGCTGCCGTGCCGTATTTGCTGGCTAGGCATGGGCGAACGAGAGAAAGCTGGGCTGCTCTTCAACCAACTCGTGCGCGAGGGTAAAGTAAAAGCGCCAATCGTAATCGGCCGCGACCACCTGGACTGCGGCTCTGTGGCTTCTCCTTATCGTGAAACCGAAGGAATGAAAGACGGCTCCGACGCCATTTCCGATTGGCCGCTGCTTAACCTGATGTCTAACACGGCGGGCGGTGCTACATGGGTGTCTTTCCATCACGGTGGCGGCGTAGGTATTGGCTATTCTCAGCACGCCGGTATGGTTATCCTGGCAGACGGTACAGAGCGTGCCGAGCGTTGCCTGCGTCGCGTACTTCACAACGATCCAGCCATGGGTATCTTTCGCCATGCCGATGCCGGATATGAGGCAGCACAGGAAAATGCCAGAAAGTTTGGTTTAGAACTCTAA